A region from the Brachyspira hampsonii genome encodes:
- a CDS encoding BspA family leucine-rich repeat surface protein: MENLIIYKPKNKEELKKLTDDENINLYNIDTSLIKDMSALFRESKRKNFDGIENWDTSNVHDMTAMFKDAHYFNKDLNAWDTSKLKKISFMFFNACNFNKYPDKWNLDNIKEAYDVFNNDIDINKLPINLKINLYYEDFDKMKDIDIKDIYKTIITSKNRKIIAFRTKLEKEYYNELKNLIECREKIEAKNEVKFNTIEEVQDYVNNNYEEYFDKNLKFIKDEYNIFTRDKTKKIDIKIIKFIYGNYLKVKDNVMRLKIIDNIIDLIDIESFRNAAYKIFENDRSKIASRIIVGIYGKGNIIKDYAKSIQGKEFYPRSYYIYILALNDGKYALSLIDEMAVKSKIESVRNAANSALDVIADRMKIDRDELSGLLIPDFSLDKNGERIINIENKKYKISVNSKMSIDIYDITEKEKILKTIPKTFSSELKSEINFMKKEIKNIVKREREKILMLLMNGRKLSYDFWKKIYIDNSFLSQYSVNLFWNLYDGNENFINIFRYLGDGSFIDINDDYITLNENNLISLASPTEISKDLIIKCINQLSDYEIAQPIKQIQIIYNLENEFNKYNNITSTVSNIKNFVNKFAFKEISEYYQNVNGYEYFDNYSGLSLYVESHFDRNSNYNDEIDIKISIQGINENNKDLFNRFMYGSILILENLIK; encoded by the coding sequence ATGGAAAATTTAATTATATATAAACCTAAAAATAAAGAAGAATTAAAAAAATTAACTGATGATGAGAATATAAATTTATACAATATTGATACATCTTTAATAAAGGATATGAGTGCTTTATTCAGAGAAAGCAAAAGAAAGAACTTTGACGGCATAGAAAATTGGGATACTTCAAATGTTCATGATATGACAGCTATGTTCAAAGATGCTCATTACTTTAATAAAGATTTGAATGCTTGGGATACTTCTAAATTAAAAAAAATTTCATTTATGTTTTTTAATGCATGTAATTTCAATAAATATCCTGATAAATGGAATCTTGATAATATAAAAGAGGCTTATGATGTATTTAACAATGATATTGATATAAATAAACTGCCGATTAATCTAAAAATAAATTTATATTATGAAGATTTTGATAAAATGAAAGATATTGATATAAAAGATATATATAAAACTATTATAACTTCTAAAAATAGAAAGATTATAGCTTTTAGAACAAAATTAGAAAAAGAATACTATAATGAACTTAAAAATCTTATAGAATGCAGAGAAAAAATAGAAGCCAAAAATGAAGTAAAATTTAATACTATAGAAGAAGTTCAGGATTATGTTAACAACAATTATGAAGAATATTTTGATAAAAATTTAAAATTTATTAAAGATGAATACAATATTTTCACAAGAGACAAAACTAAAAAAATTGATATCAAAATCATTAAATTCATTTACGGAAATTATTTGAAAGTTAAAGACAATGTAATGAGATTAAAAATCATAGACAATATTATAGACTTAATAGACATAGAAAGTTTCAGAAATGCTGCCTATAAAATATTTGAAAATGATAGGAGTAAAATTGCTTCAAGAATAATAGTAGGTATATACGGAAAAGGAAATATTATAAAAGATTATGCTAAAAGTATTCAAGGCAAAGAATTTTATCCCCGTTCATATTATATTTATATTTTAGCTTTAAATGACGGAAAATATGCATTAAGTTTAATAGATGAAATGGCTGTAAAATCAAAAATTGAGAGTGTAAGAAATGCTGCTAATTCTGCACTTGATGTTATAGCTGACAGAATGAAAATAGATAGAGATGAGTTAAGCGGTTTATTAATTCCGGATTTTTCATTGGATAAAAACGGTGAGAGAATAATAAATATAGAAAATAAAAAATATAAAATATCAGTAAATTCAAAAATGTCTATCGATATATACGATATAACAGAAAAAGAAAAAATATTAAAAACTATTCCAAAAACTTTTTCTTCTGAATTAAAGTCAGAAATAAACTTTATGAAAAAAGAAATCAAAAATATTGTAAAAAGAGAAAGAGAAAAAATATTAATGCTTCTTATGAATGGAAGAAAATTAAGTTATGATTTTTGGAAAAAGATTTATATTGATAATTCATTTTTAAGTCAGTATTCTGTAAATTTATTTTGGAACTTATACGATGGGAATGAAAATTTTATAAATATTTTTAGATATTTAGGAGACGGAAGTTTCATTGATATAAATGATGATTATATAACATTAAATGAAAATAATTTAATAAGTTTAGCCTCCCCTACTGAAATAAGCAAAGATTTAATAATAAAGTGTATTAATCAATTATCAGATTATGAAATAGCACAGCCAATTAAACAAATTCAGATAATATATAATTTAGAAAATGAGTTCAATAAATATAACAACATAACATCAACAGTATCAAATATAAAAAACTTCGTAAATAAATTTGCCTTCAAAGAGATTTCTGAATACTATCAAAATGTTAATGGTTATGAATATTTTGATAATTACAGCGGTTTATCACTATATGTAGAATCTCATTTTGATAGAAATTCAAATTACAATGATGAAATTGATATAAAAATATCTATTCAAGGCATAAATGAAAATAATAAAGATTTATTTAATAGGTTTATGTACGGAAGTATTTTGATTTTGGAAAATTTGATTAAATAG